CAATCACCCGGAGCACCACACCCTGACCGCTCAGGCGCACATCAAAACGGCCCCAGGCTTTGCCACTGTAAAAAAACTCACTCAGGCAATTCAGTGCATTTGCAGGAAGGCGGGTATCAGCATGCAGAAATAGCAGAACACCGCCTTTAGCAACGGAGGCGCCCGCATTCATCTGCACGGCCCTGCCCTTTACTGACTGAACCACCCGATCCGCAAGCGGGCTTGCCAGCCTGGCCGTGCCATCGGTGCTGCTGGCATCCACAACGATCACCTCATGCCCCGCTGAACGCAGCGGCTGCAGAGCTTCAAGCGTGTCCACAACGCCCCCCGCCTCCATCCAGACCGGCACTACGATACTTAACGAGAAAGGGTCAGACAAAACGCACTCCCGCACCAATAGAAAACAAGGTAACACCTTGAGCCATAAGCTTCAGGCCGCTATCATACCGACCTTCTGAAAGAAGCGCCTTCGTAGCTCATCTGGATAGAGCGTCCCCCTCCTAAGGGGAAGGTAGCAGGTTCGAGTCCTGCCGAGGGCACCATTTTTTACTTATAGATCATGTAGTTGCAGCGATTAAGAAAGATAGTTTAAAGTTTTTTCTTGTTACTGCAATCTCGTGTTACCAATATGTTACTAGGCGACTGCCCAGAACATAAAAATAAACCGCTCGCATGGATTTGCCTAGCGGTCGCGCCACCTGCCTAGTGGTGGTACAGCCAAGAGGGTACTGGCACCTTCCCCCCTAGCCGTTCTGCTCACACCACTTTATAAAACCCTCACTTAGCCAGTCTGGTTCAAGATCCAGAAA
The Marinobacter antarcticus DNA segment above includes these coding regions:
- a CDS encoding TIGR04283 family arsenosugar biosynthesis glycosyltransferase, whose protein sequence is MSDPFSLSIVVPVWMEAGGVVDTLEALQPLRSAGHEVIVVDASSTDGTARLASPLADRVVQSVKGRAVQMNAGASVAKGGVLLFLHADTRLPANALNCLSEFFYSGKAWGRFDVRLSGQGVVLRVIAWFMNQRSRLTGICTGDQALFVRREVFEALHGFDSLPIMEDIEFSSRLRLVSRLFCIQEPVITDSRRWEQGGVWRTIFLMWRLRWRYWRGESPETLAHSYRSDVRNGTD